Proteins from a genomic interval of Callospermophilus lateralis isolate mCalLat2 chromosome 1, mCalLat2.hap1, whole genome shotgun sequence:
- the Midn gene encoding midnolin isoform X1, with the protein MEPQPGGARSCRRGAPGGACDLGPAAEAAPMSLAIHSTTGTRYDLSVPPDETVEGLRKRLSQRLKVPKERLALLHKDTRLSSGKLQEFGVGDGSKLTLVPTVEAGLMSQASRPEQSVMQALESLTETQPSAVPGPGRAGGGGFRKYRFILFKRPWHRQGPQSPERGGERPQVSDFLSGRSPLTLALRVGDHMMFVQLQLAAQHAPLQHRHVLAAAAAAARGDPSLATPVSSSCRPVSSAARVPPVPTSPPTSPSPVTAGSFRSHAASTCPEQMDCSPAASSSVSPGASTASTPGGSPTPRSRKPGAVIESFVNHAPGVFSGTFSGTLHPNCQDSSGRPRRDIGTILQILNDLLSATRHYQGMPPSLTQLRCHAQCSPASPASPAPDLTPKTTSCEKLAAVPPASLLQGQSQIRMCKPPGDRLRQTENRATRCKVERLQLLLQQKRLRRKARRDARGPYHWPPTRKAGRSDSSSSAGGGSTGEAAGLGLDFEDSVWKPEVNPDLQSEFVVA; encoded by the exons ATGGAGCCGCAGCCCGGCGGCGCCCGGAGCTGCCGGCGCGGTGCCCCCGGCGGCGCCTGCGATCTGGGCCCTGCGGCCGAGGCGGCGCCCATGAGCCTGGCCATCCACAGCACGACCGGGACCCGTTACGACTTGTCGGTGCCGCCGGACGAGACAGTGGAAGGGCTGCGCAAACGGCTGTCCCAGCGACTCAAAGTGCCCAAGGAGCGCTTGGCGCTGCTCCACAAAGACAC CCGGCTCAGTTCGGGGAAGCTGCAGGAGTTTGGCGTGGGGGATGGCAGCAAGCTGACTTTGGTGCCCACCGTGGAAGCGGGCCTCATG TCCCAGGCCTCCAGGCCGGAGCAGTCTGTCATGCAAGCCCTAGAGAGCCTCACGGAGACCCAG CCCTCAGCGGTGCCTGGGCCGGGCCGGGCTGGCGGAGGCGGCTTCCGGAAATACAGATTCATTTTATTTAAGCGTCCGTGGCACCGACAGGGACCCCAGAGCCCAGAGAGGGGCGGCGAGAGGCCCCAG GTCAGTGACTTCTTGTCTGGTCGCTCACCACTGACCCTGGCTCTTCGCGTGGGGGACCACATGATGTTCGTCCAGCTGCAGTTGGCTGCCCAGCACGCCCCCCTGCAACATAGGCATGTGCtcgccgctgccgccgccgctgCCCGTGGAGACCCCAGCTTAGCCACCCCGGTGTCCTCTTCCTGCCGGCCAGTGTCCAGTGCTGCCCGTGTCCCCCCAGTGCCCACCAGCCCTCCTACATCCCCCTCACCTGTCACAGCTGGCTCCTTCCGATCCCACGCAGCCTCCACCTGCCCTGAG CAGATGGATTGCTCCCCTGCTGCCAGCAGCAGTGTCAGCCCTGGGGCCAGCACTGCGTCCACCCCAGGGGGCAGCCCTACTCCCCGATCCCGTAAACCTGGCGCCGTCATTGAGAGCTTCGTGAACCATGCCCCAGGGGTCTTCTCAGGGACCTTCTCTG GCACGCTGCATCCCAACTGCCAGGACAGCAGTGGGCGGCCACGGCGGGACATCGGCACCATCCTGCAGATCCTCAATGACCTCCTGAGCGCCACAAGGCACTACCAGGGCATGCCCCCCTCGCTGACCCAGCTCCGCTGTCACGCCCAGTGCTCGCCTGCCTCACCAGCCTCGCCAGCCCCCGACCTCACCCCTAAAACTACCTCCTGCGAGAAGCTGGCGGCAGTACCCCCGGCCTCCCTGCTGCAGGGTCAGAGCCAGATCCGCATGTGCAAACCCCCTG GGGACCGACTCCGGCAGACTGAGAACCGAGCCACGCGCTGCAAGGTGGAGCGGCTGCAGCTCCTGCTGCAGCAGAAGAGGCTGCGCAGGAAGGCCCGGCGGGATGCCCGTGGCCCCTACCACTGGCCTCCCACCCGGAAGGCCGGACGCAGTGACAGCAGCAGCAGTGCAGGAGGCGGCAGCACGGGCGAGGCTGCGGGCCTGGGCCTCGACTTTGAGGACTCGGTGTGGAAGCCAGAGGTCAACCCTGACCTCCAGTCGGAGTTCGTGGTGGCCTAG
- the Cirbp gene encoding cold-inducible RNA-binding protein isoform X1 — translation MASDEGKLFVGGLSFDTNEQSLEQVFSKYGQISEVVVVKDRETQRSRGFGFVTFENIDDAKDAMMAMNGKSVDGRQIRVDQAGKSSDNRSRGYRGGSTGGRGFFRGGRGRGRGFSRGGGDRGYGGGRFESRSGGYGGSRDYYSSRSQGGGYGDRSSGGSYRDSYDSYATHNE, via the exons ATGGCGTCCGACGAAGGCAAACTTTTCGTGGGCGGGCTCAGTTTTGACACCAACGAGCAGTCACTGGAGCAGGTCTTCTCAAAATACGGACAGATCTCGGAAG TGGTGGTGGTGAAAGACAGGGAGACCCAGCGATCACGAGGCTTTGGTTTTGTCACCTTTGAGAACATCGATGATGCCAAGGACGCCATGATGGCCATGAATGGGAAG TCTGTGGACGGGCGGCAGATCCGAGTTGACCAGGCCGGCAAGTCATCTGACAATCGATCCCGAGGGTACCGAGGTGGCTCTACTGGAGGCCGGGGCTTCTTCCGTGGGGGCCGGGGCCGGGGCCGTGGGTTCTCCAGAG GGGGAGGGGACCGAGGCTATGGGGGTGGCAGGTTTGAGTCCCGGAGTGGGGGCTATGGAGGCTCCAGAGACTACTACAGCAG TCGGAGTCAGGGTGGTGGCTACGGTGACCGGAGCTCAGGCGGTTCCTACAGAGACAGCTATGACAGTTACG CTACACACAACGAGTAA
- the Atp5f1d gene encoding ATP synthase F(1) complex subunit delta, mitochondrial — protein MLPSALLRRAGLGRLVRQARAFAEAAAAPAPAAGPGQMSFTFASPTQVFFNGANVRQVDVPTLTGAFGILAAHVPTLQVLRPGLVVVHAEDGSTTKYFVSSGSVTVNADSSVQLLAEEAVTLDMLDLGAARANLEKAQSELSGAADEATRAEIQIRIEANEALVKALE, from the exons atgcTTCCCTCCGCCCTGCTCCGCCGCGCGGGCTTGGGCCGCCTCGTGCGCCAGGCGcgcgcctttgctgaggctgccgcCGCCCCGGCCCCCGCCGCCGGCCCGGGTCAGATGTCCTTCACCTTCGCCTCCCCGACGCAG GTGTTCTTCAATGGTGCCAATGTCCGGCAGGTGGACGTGCCCACGCTGACTGGAGCCTTTGGCATTCTGGCAGCCCATGTGCCCACTCTGCAGGTCCTACGGCCAGGGCTGGTCGTGGTTCACGCAGAAGATGGCAGCACTACTAAATACTTTG TGAGCAGCGGTTCTGTCACAGTTAATGCAGACTCCTCCGTGCAGTTACTGGCAGAAGAAGCTGTGACACTGGACATGTTGGACCTGGGA GCCGCCAGGGCCAACTTGGAGAAGGCTCAGTCGGAGCTGTCAGGGGCAGCAGATGAGGCCACTCGGGCAGAGATCCAGATCCGAATCGAGGCCAATGAGGCCCTGGTGAAAGCCCTGGAATAG
- the Fam174c gene encoding protein FAM174C, whose amino-acid sequence MGPRVPPALLLLLPALLCWAEDAAPSQPAPSPSPQPATTNGSQPDEPHNRTHAWVPGAQGSALLRSFYVLTGLCGLAALYFLIRAFRLKKPQRRRYGLLANTEDPTEMASLDSGDEETVFETRNLR is encoded by the exons ATGGGGCCGCGCGTGCCGCCTgcgctgttgctgctgctgccggcGCTGCTTTGCTGGGCTGAGGACGCTGCGCCGTCTCAGCCCGCGCCCTCGCCCTCGCCGCAGCCCGCCACGACAAACGGGAGCCAGCCGGACGAGCCGCACAACAGAACGCATGCGTGGGTTCCGGGTGCGCAGGGCTCGGCGCTGCTGCGCTCCTTCTACGTGCTCACGGGCCTCTGTGGCCTGGCGGCGCTCTACTTCCTCATCCGGGCATTCAG GTTGAAGAAACCACAACGGAGAAGGTATGGGCTCCTGGCCAACACCGAGGACCCCACCGAGATGGCCTCACTGGACAGTGGTGATGAGGAGACGGTCTTTGAGACAAGGAACCTGAGATG A
- the Midn gene encoding midnolin isoform X4, producing MEPQPGGARSCRRGAPGGACDLGPAAEAAPMSLAIHSTTGTRYDLSVPPDETVEGLRKRLSQRLKVPKERLALLHKDTRLSSGKLQEFGVGDGSKLTLVPTVEAGLMSQASRPEQSVMQALESLTETQVSDFLSGRSPLTLALRVGDHMMFVQLQLAAQHAPLQHRHVLAAAAAAARGDPSLATPVSSSCRPVSSAARVPPVPTSPPTSPSPVTAGSFRSHAASTCPEMDCSPAASSSVSPGASTASTPGGSPTPRSRKPGAVIESFVNHAPGVFSGTFSGTLHPNCQDSSGRPRRDIGTILQILNDLLSATRHYQGMPPSLTQLRCHAQCSPASPASPAPDLTPKTTSCEKLAAVPPASLLQGQSQIRMCKPPGDRLRQTENRATRCKVERLQLLLQQKRLRRKARRDARGPYHWPPTRKAGRSDSSSSAGGGSTGEAAGLGLDFEDSVWKPEVNPDLQSEFVVA from the exons ATGGAGCCGCAGCCCGGCGGCGCCCGGAGCTGCCGGCGCGGTGCCCCCGGCGGCGCCTGCGATCTGGGCCCTGCGGCCGAGGCGGCGCCCATGAGCCTGGCCATCCACAGCACGACCGGGACCCGTTACGACTTGTCGGTGCCGCCGGACGAGACAGTGGAAGGGCTGCGCAAACGGCTGTCCCAGCGACTCAAAGTGCCCAAGGAGCGCTTGGCGCTGCTCCACAAAGACAC CCGGCTCAGTTCGGGGAAGCTGCAGGAGTTTGGCGTGGGGGATGGCAGCAAGCTGACTTTGGTGCCCACCGTGGAAGCGGGCCTCATG TCCCAGGCCTCCAGGCCGGAGCAGTCTGTCATGCAAGCCCTAGAGAGCCTCACGGAGACCCAG GTCAGTGACTTCTTGTCTGGTCGCTCACCACTGACCCTGGCTCTTCGCGTGGGGGACCACATGATGTTCGTCCAGCTGCAGTTGGCTGCCCAGCACGCCCCCCTGCAACATAGGCATGTGCtcgccgctgccgccgccgctgCCCGTGGAGACCCCAGCTTAGCCACCCCGGTGTCCTCTTCCTGCCGGCCAGTGTCCAGTGCTGCCCGTGTCCCCCCAGTGCCCACCAGCCCTCCTACATCCCCCTCACCTGTCACAGCTGGCTCCTTCCGATCCCACGCAGCCTCCACCTGCCCTGAG ATGGATTGCTCCCCTGCTGCCAGCAGCAGTGTCAGCCCTGGGGCCAGCACTGCGTCCACCCCAGGGGGCAGCCCTACTCCCCGATCCCGTAAACCTGGCGCCGTCATTGAGAGCTTCGTGAACCATGCCCCAGGGGTCTTCTCAGGGACCTTCTCTG GCACGCTGCATCCCAACTGCCAGGACAGCAGTGGGCGGCCACGGCGGGACATCGGCACCATCCTGCAGATCCTCAATGACCTCCTGAGCGCCACAAGGCACTACCAGGGCATGCCCCCCTCGCTGACCCAGCTCCGCTGTCACGCCCAGTGCTCGCCTGCCTCACCAGCCTCGCCAGCCCCCGACCTCACCCCTAAAACTACCTCCTGCGAGAAGCTGGCGGCAGTACCCCCGGCCTCCCTGCTGCAGGGTCAGAGCCAGATCCGCATGTGCAAACCCCCTG GGGACCGACTCCGGCAGACTGAGAACCGAGCCACGCGCTGCAAGGTGGAGCGGCTGCAGCTCCTGCTGCAGCAGAAGAGGCTGCGCAGGAAGGCCCGGCGGGATGCCCGTGGCCCCTACCACTGGCCTCCCACCCGGAAGGCCGGACGCAGTGACAGCAGCAGCAGTGCAGGAGGCGGCAGCACGGGCGAGGCTGCGGGCCTGGGCCTCGACTTTGAGGACTCGGTGTGGAAGCCAGAGGTCAACCCTGACCTCCAGTCGGAGTTCGTGGTGGCCTAG
- the Midn gene encoding midnolin isoform X2: MEPQPGGARSCRRGAPGGACDLGPAAEAAPMSLAIHSTTGTRYDLSVPPDETVEGLRKRLSQRLKVPKERLALLHKDTRLSSGKLQEFGVGDGSKLTLVPTVEAGLMSQASRPEQSVMQALESLTETQPSAVPGPGRAGGGGFRKYRFILFKRPWHRQGPQSPERGGERPQVSDFLSGRSPLTLALRVGDHMMFVQLQLAAQHAPLQHRHVLAAAAAAARGDPSLATPVSSSCRPVSSAARVPPVPTSPPTSPSPVTAGSFRSHAASTCPEMDCSPAASSSVSPGASTASTPGGSPTPRSRKPGAVIESFVNHAPGVFSGTFSGTLHPNCQDSSGRPRRDIGTILQILNDLLSATRHYQGMPPSLTQLRCHAQCSPASPASPAPDLTPKTTSCEKLAAVPPASLLQGQSQIRMCKPPGDRLRQTENRATRCKVERLQLLLQQKRLRRKARRDARGPYHWPPTRKAGRSDSSSSAGGGSTGEAAGLGLDFEDSVWKPEVNPDLQSEFVVA; encoded by the exons ATGGAGCCGCAGCCCGGCGGCGCCCGGAGCTGCCGGCGCGGTGCCCCCGGCGGCGCCTGCGATCTGGGCCCTGCGGCCGAGGCGGCGCCCATGAGCCTGGCCATCCACAGCACGACCGGGACCCGTTACGACTTGTCGGTGCCGCCGGACGAGACAGTGGAAGGGCTGCGCAAACGGCTGTCCCAGCGACTCAAAGTGCCCAAGGAGCGCTTGGCGCTGCTCCACAAAGACAC CCGGCTCAGTTCGGGGAAGCTGCAGGAGTTTGGCGTGGGGGATGGCAGCAAGCTGACTTTGGTGCCCACCGTGGAAGCGGGCCTCATG TCCCAGGCCTCCAGGCCGGAGCAGTCTGTCATGCAAGCCCTAGAGAGCCTCACGGAGACCCAG CCCTCAGCGGTGCCTGGGCCGGGCCGGGCTGGCGGAGGCGGCTTCCGGAAATACAGATTCATTTTATTTAAGCGTCCGTGGCACCGACAGGGACCCCAGAGCCCAGAGAGGGGCGGCGAGAGGCCCCAG GTCAGTGACTTCTTGTCTGGTCGCTCACCACTGACCCTGGCTCTTCGCGTGGGGGACCACATGATGTTCGTCCAGCTGCAGTTGGCTGCCCAGCACGCCCCCCTGCAACATAGGCATGTGCtcgccgctgccgccgccgctgCCCGTGGAGACCCCAGCTTAGCCACCCCGGTGTCCTCTTCCTGCCGGCCAGTGTCCAGTGCTGCCCGTGTCCCCCCAGTGCCCACCAGCCCTCCTACATCCCCCTCACCTGTCACAGCTGGCTCCTTCCGATCCCACGCAGCCTCCACCTGCCCTGAG ATGGATTGCTCCCCTGCTGCCAGCAGCAGTGTCAGCCCTGGGGCCAGCACTGCGTCCACCCCAGGGGGCAGCCCTACTCCCCGATCCCGTAAACCTGGCGCCGTCATTGAGAGCTTCGTGAACCATGCCCCAGGGGTCTTCTCAGGGACCTTCTCTG GCACGCTGCATCCCAACTGCCAGGACAGCAGTGGGCGGCCACGGCGGGACATCGGCACCATCCTGCAGATCCTCAATGACCTCCTGAGCGCCACAAGGCACTACCAGGGCATGCCCCCCTCGCTGACCCAGCTCCGCTGTCACGCCCAGTGCTCGCCTGCCTCACCAGCCTCGCCAGCCCCCGACCTCACCCCTAAAACTACCTCCTGCGAGAAGCTGGCGGCAGTACCCCCGGCCTCCCTGCTGCAGGGTCAGAGCCAGATCCGCATGTGCAAACCCCCTG GGGACCGACTCCGGCAGACTGAGAACCGAGCCACGCGCTGCAAGGTGGAGCGGCTGCAGCTCCTGCTGCAGCAGAAGAGGCTGCGCAGGAAGGCCCGGCGGGATGCCCGTGGCCCCTACCACTGGCCTCCCACCCGGAAGGCCGGACGCAGTGACAGCAGCAGCAGTGCAGGAGGCGGCAGCACGGGCGAGGCTGCGGGCCTGGGCCTCGACTTTGAGGACTCGGTGTGGAAGCCAGAGGTCAACCCTGACCTCCAGTCGGAGTTCGTGGTGGCCTAG
- the Cirbp gene encoding cold-inducible RNA-binding protein isoform X2 → MASDEGKLFVGGLSFDTNEQSLEQVFSKYGQISEVVVVKDRETQRSRGFGFVTFENIDDAKDAMMAMNGKSVDGRQIRVDQAGKSSDNRSRGYRGGSTGGRGFFRGGRGRGRGFSRGGGDRGYGGGRFESRSGGYGGSRDYYSSRSQGGGYGDRSSGGSYRDSYDSYG, encoded by the exons ATGGCGTCCGACGAAGGCAAACTTTTCGTGGGCGGGCTCAGTTTTGACACCAACGAGCAGTCACTGGAGCAGGTCTTCTCAAAATACGGACAGATCTCGGAAG TGGTGGTGGTGAAAGACAGGGAGACCCAGCGATCACGAGGCTTTGGTTTTGTCACCTTTGAGAACATCGATGATGCCAAGGACGCCATGATGGCCATGAATGGGAAG TCTGTGGACGGGCGGCAGATCCGAGTTGACCAGGCCGGCAAGTCATCTGACAATCGATCCCGAGGGTACCGAGGTGGCTCTACTGGAGGCCGGGGCTTCTTCCGTGGGGGCCGGGGCCGGGGCCGTGGGTTCTCCAGAG GGGGAGGGGACCGAGGCTATGGGGGTGGCAGGTTTGAGTCCCGGAGTGGGGGCTATGGAGGCTCCAGAGACTACTACAGCAG TCGGAGTCAGGGTGGTGGCTACGGTGACCGGAGCTCAGGCGGTTCCTACAGAGACAGCTATGACAGTTACG GGTGA
- the Midn gene encoding midnolin isoform X3, producing MEPQPGGARSCRRGAPGGACDLGPAAEAAPMSLAIHSTTGTRYDLSVPPDETVEGLRKRLSQRLKVPKERLALLHKDTRLSSGKLQEFGVGDGSKLTLVPTVEAGLMSQASRPEQSVMQALESLTETQVSDFLSGRSPLTLALRVGDHMMFVQLQLAAQHAPLQHRHVLAAAAAAARGDPSLATPVSSSCRPVSSAARVPPVPTSPPTSPSPVTAGSFRSHAASTCPEQMDCSPAASSSVSPGASTASTPGGSPTPRSRKPGAVIESFVNHAPGVFSGTFSGTLHPNCQDSSGRPRRDIGTILQILNDLLSATRHYQGMPPSLTQLRCHAQCSPASPASPAPDLTPKTTSCEKLAAVPPASLLQGQSQIRMCKPPGDRLRQTENRATRCKVERLQLLLQQKRLRRKARRDARGPYHWPPTRKAGRSDSSSSAGGGSTGEAAGLGLDFEDSVWKPEVNPDLQSEFVVA from the exons ATGGAGCCGCAGCCCGGCGGCGCCCGGAGCTGCCGGCGCGGTGCCCCCGGCGGCGCCTGCGATCTGGGCCCTGCGGCCGAGGCGGCGCCCATGAGCCTGGCCATCCACAGCACGACCGGGACCCGTTACGACTTGTCGGTGCCGCCGGACGAGACAGTGGAAGGGCTGCGCAAACGGCTGTCCCAGCGACTCAAAGTGCCCAAGGAGCGCTTGGCGCTGCTCCACAAAGACAC CCGGCTCAGTTCGGGGAAGCTGCAGGAGTTTGGCGTGGGGGATGGCAGCAAGCTGACTTTGGTGCCCACCGTGGAAGCGGGCCTCATG TCCCAGGCCTCCAGGCCGGAGCAGTCTGTCATGCAAGCCCTAGAGAGCCTCACGGAGACCCAG GTCAGTGACTTCTTGTCTGGTCGCTCACCACTGACCCTGGCTCTTCGCGTGGGGGACCACATGATGTTCGTCCAGCTGCAGTTGGCTGCCCAGCACGCCCCCCTGCAACATAGGCATGTGCtcgccgctgccgccgccgctgCCCGTGGAGACCCCAGCTTAGCCACCCCGGTGTCCTCTTCCTGCCGGCCAGTGTCCAGTGCTGCCCGTGTCCCCCCAGTGCCCACCAGCCCTCCTACATCCCCCTCACCTGTCACAGCTGGCTCCTTCCGATCCCACGCAGCCTCCACCTGCCCTGAG CAGATGGATTGCTCCCCTGCTGCCAGCAGCAGTGTCAGCCCTGGGGCCAGCACTGCGTCCACCCCAGGGGGCAGCCCTACTCCCCGATCCCGTAAACCTGGCGCCGTCATTGAGAGCTTCGTGAACCATGCCCCAGGGGTCTTCTCAGGGACCTTCTCTG GCACGCTGCATCCCAACTGCCAGGACAGCAGTGGGCGGCCACGGCGGGACATCGGCACCATCCTGCAGATCCTCAATGACCTCCTGAGCGCCACAAGGCACTACCAGGGCATGCCCCCCTCGCTGACCCAGCTCCGCTGTCACGCCCAGTGCTCGCCTGCCTCACCAGCCTCGCCAGCCCCCGACCTCACCCCTAAAACTACCTCCTGCGAGAAGCTGGCGGCAGTACCCCCGGCCTCCCTGCTGCAGGGTCAGAGCCAGATCCGCATGTGCAAACCCCCTG GGGACCGACTCCGGCAGACTGAGAACCGAGCCACGCGCTGCAAGGTGGAGCGGCTGCAGCTCCTGCTGCAGCAGAAGAGGCTGCGCAGGAAGGCCCGGCGGGATGCCCGTGGCCCCTACCACTGGCCTCCCACCCGGAAGGCCGGACGCAGTGACAGCAGCAGCAGTGCAGGAGGCGGCAGCACGGGCGAGGCTGCGGGCCTGGGCCTCGACTTTGAGGACTCGGTGTGGAAGCCAGAGGTCAACCCTGACCTCCAGTCGGAGTTCGTGGTGGCCTAG